Below is a genomic region from Candidatus Eremiobacteraceae bacterium.
TGACGGGGATGTCTTTGATGCGCGAGACGGGCACTTCGTCAAGCGCCTGCGCGAGTATCGCAAAATCAGCTGCCTTGCCCGGCGCGATCGTGCCGCGTTCGTTCTCTTCGTACGCGAGCAGCGCGGCGTCGGCTGTGTAGGCGCGCAGCGCATCGTCGATCGAGAGGCGTTCACCCGCGATGTGGTGGTTCACGAGACTGTGGATGCCAAGAAGCGCAGAGAGCTTCGTCACGGGACTATCGGACCCGCCGCACACGATGCATCCGGCGCGGCGCGCGGTGGCGAAGAGGTTCATGCCGGCGGCGCGCTCGGCGCCGAAGCGGCGCGCGTACATGCCGTGGTCACCGCCCCATAGGTAATCGAACGCGGGCTGCATCGATAAGAGCAAACCGCAGCGCGCGGCGCGTTCGATCTGGTCTGGGAGCGCGACTTCGAAGTGATCGATCGACGGGCGTAGGCCGCGAAGCGGACCGCGTCGTGCCGTCACCGTCTCCCATGCGGCGATCGCCTCACCGATCGCGCGATCGCCGATCGCGTGCACCCCAAGGGAGAGACCCGATTCGGCGGCTTCATCGAAGAGCTCGCTGAGTTGTTCTGGTTGTACGTACAGGCTGCCGTGGCCGTGCTTGTGATCGTCTTGATACGGTTCTCCCACGGCAGCCGTTCGCGATCCGATCGATCCGTCGAGGAAGATGTCACCGCCGAACACCCGGCCGCCGAGCGCACGCGCTTTCGCAACGCTGAACGTGCACGACTTCGAGATCACGCGCACCGGCTGGTTCGCGTCCGAACGGTAGACCGACTGCAGGTGCTCGAGCGACGGATCGCCCTCGATGACGTTGTGCACGGTCGTGATGCCCGCCGCGAGCGCCATCTCGGCTGCGCGGCCATCGGCGCGCCGTAGCGCATCGAACGGCAGCGCTGCGAACATCGCGTTCTGCGCGGCATAGTTCGCCGCTTCGAAGAGCCGACCGGTGAGATCGCCGCGCTCGTCGCGCTCTGCGCCCGGCTTCTCTGCGACGCCGAACAGCGCCGCCGCGGCGCTGTTCACCACGCAGGAATGGCCGTCGATGCGCGAGAGGAGACACGGACGGTCTCCGGCTGCCGCGTCCAACTCCTTGCGGAGCGGCGGGCGCCCCTCGGCGAGCCGGTGGTCCTCGTACGATGCGGCGAACACGATGGGTTCCCTGATCCGTTTGATCTTCGCCAGAATCGCACCGACGTCCGGACACGCCGTGATGTCGTGCTCGCCCGACTGCAAGCCCGTCGCGGTGAGATGCATGTGGCAATCGTGGAAGCCGGGATAGAGAGCGCCCCCGCGGCAGTCGATGACTTCGACATCGGCGCCAAGGCCGGTCGGCGTAGACTCGAGGACGCGTTCGATGCGGCCGTCGCGCACGAGCACTCCCGAAGCCTTGGGAACGAATCCACCCGGTGTGCCTAGGCGCGCGTTGACGAATGCCGCAAAGCGGCTCATGCGGCCGGAGCTACTGCGACCATTGCCACGAGTTCCAGAACTCGGTGACGGACGGCGCGGGCCGATAGCCGTGCAGCGTGTTGCGAACGGCGTCGTCGCGTTTGGTCCAGTAGAGAAAATCGTACGGCGCGTCTTCGCTCAACAGCGAATCGATGCGCGAGTACGCGCGCGCGCGCGTCGGCCGGTCGTAGTGGGTCAGCGCGATCGACTCTTGCTCATCGATGCGCTTGTCGCAGAAAAACGCATGGTTGTAGCCTGCCGGCGGCACCTGATCGCACGCGTAAAGCGTGTCGTCATCCGGATCGACGCCGGAAATCCAACCGTCGTGCGCGACATCAAATTTTCCAGAGTTGAGGATACCGCCGTCCGCCGCCGCGGCTTCGAACAGGCTTGTCGGATACGATTTGGTCTGCACGTCGACGCCGATGGCCCGCATCATGCTTTGGAAGATCGGCGCCAGACGAACGGAGTCGCCGCGGCCGGAGGAATATGCGAACACGATAGCAAGTCGCGTGCCGCCCTTCGACCGTATCCCATCGGCGCCGGCGTGCCAGCCGTCGGCGTCGAGCAGCGCGCGCGCCGCGACCGGATCGTACGGAGGCGCTTTGACCGTTGGATCGTACGCCCACGTCCCCGGCAACTGGTCGCCCTGCGCGGGCGCGGCCGCGCCGTGCATGACCGTCCTCACGATGTACTCCCGGTCGGTGCCCATCGAGATCGCTCGCCGGACTCGCACGTCGTCGAGCGGCGGATGCTTGGTGTTGAAGACGAGATACCAGTATTCGTTGAATGTCGTGTGCAGCACGTGCACGCCGTCGATCGCTGAAAGATCGGGCAAGAGCGAGTTCGGCGGATCGTAGTACAGATCGGCTTCTCCCGTCTTCATCATGACCGCGCGAGTGTTCGCGTCGGGCACGAGGAGGTAGTCGATCTCGTGCAGCTTCGGCGGCCCGCGCCAGTAGTTTGGATTGGCGATGAGCACGACGCCTGTCGACTGCTGGTACGACTGGACGATAAAGGGTCCGGTGCCGATCGGTTTGGTGTCGTACGCCGCATGGTTGATGTCAGGCAGATCGGCGAGGATGTGCGCCGGCAGGATGCACATCGGGTCGGGACCCGGCCCGAAGAACTGCGCGATCGCCGGCGCGTACGGCCGCTTGAGGTGCACGATGACCGTGTGATCGTTGGGCGCATCCATCGACGCGATATCGTCAAAACCGGATCGGCTCAAGACGTTGTTCGCCGGATTCATGATCGCGTGCCATGAGAAGATCACGTCGCGCGCGCCGAAGGGCGCACCGTCTTGCCATTTGACTCCCGTGCGCAGATGGTACGTGATCGTCTTGCCGTCGGCGCTGATCCCGCCGTTTTGCGGACTCGGAATTGTGGTAGCGAGATCCGGTTCGAGATCGCCATGGTCGTTCACGAGGAAGAGCCAGCCGCCCCAGAACATGCCGAGATCGACCGCGGATTGGATGCCGGCGAGCTCCGGCAGGAGCGAATCGATCGATCCGGCGCCGACGATCCGCACTTGACCTGGGTGGGCGCGCGGGATGACGCCGACGCTCGAACCCACTTTGCTGCACGCGCAGAGCATCGCGGCCGCGGTGACCGCGGCCAATAGCGCCGCGCCGCGACGTGCGGCGCTCAGATGCTCCACTCCCAGGTGTTCCAGAACGTCGTCACGGCGTGCGCGGGCTTGTACCCCTTCAAGTCGACGTTTGCGACGTCTTGACGCGCCGTGTACCAGATGAAGATCGTCGGGACTTGTTCCGCAAGAATTTCCTGGATCGTGTCGTACGCCGCTTTACGTTTTGCCTGATCGTATTCGGTCAGTGCAACATTTTCGGCGGCGTCGACGCGGGTATCGCAGAAGTAGTTGTTATTCTGACCGCCTTTATCCGGTGTTTGATCGCACATGAAGTTGACGGAATCGTCCGGATCAACACCGTTGATCCAAGAATAGAACGCGGTATCGTACTTGCCCGTCTGCAGAATGCCGCCCGCGCCATACGACGCGAACAACAGGCCGCTATAGACGTTCTTCACATCCGCCTTCACCCCGATGGCTTTCCATTCAGATTGAACGACCGTTTCCAGATTCGCGGTCTCTGCGGCGCCCGTAGCGCCCGTCATGGCGAGCTCGAGCAGCTGGCCGTTCTTGTGGCGATAGCCGTCCGCGCCCATGGTCCACCCGGCGGCGTCAAGCAACGCGTTGGCCTTTGCCGGATTGTAATCGTACGTCATGACATGCGCGTTATGCGCCCAGAGAAACGGCGGCTGGTCGGTGTCGGCGACGACGTAGAGATCGTGCGAGACCTTGTGGATGAGGTCCGTCTTGTTGATCGCGTACGCCAGCGCGCGGCGCACTTGCAGATCGGCGAGGATAGGATTGTGGAGATTGAGCGCGATCTCGCGATATGAGGTGAACGGCGTGTGATAGACGTGCACGCCCGGGATGTTCGCGAGGCTTAGGGCCTGCGATGACGGAGCATTGTACTCGAAATCTTGTTCGCCGCTCTCCAACTGTGTGAGAATGGTGGTCTCATCCGGGATGATAGAATAGTCGATCTCCTTGATCTTCGGCGCGCCGCGCCAGTAGAGCGGATTGGCCACCATCTTGATCAGTCGGCCCTTATCGTATTCGACGACGCGATACGGTCCGGTTCCTAGTGGAATCCGATTGAAGTCCACTTTGTTGATGTCGGGATACTTTCCGAGGATGTGTTTGGGGAGGATCGGATACGGCGTGCCCGACATCGTGAAGAACGCCGCTATGAACGGCGCGTAGCGCTCTTTTAAATGCACGACGAGCGTGTAGTCGTCTTTTTTCTCGATCGAGGAGATGTCGGAATAGCCGACAAGGCTACCGACGTTGTTCGCTTTGTTCATCACCGCGCTGTACGAGAAGATAACGTCGTCGGCCGTGAACGGCGCACCATCTTGCCATTTCACGTTCTTGCGTAGATGGTAGGTGATGGTAAGCCCGTCTTTGCTGATGCCGCCGTTCGTCGTGCTCGGCACTTCAGTCGCCAGCTCCGGCACGAACTCGTTCTGGTCGCTCCAATTGAAAAGATAGCCTGCCCAGAACATAGAGAGGTCGACTTCGATCTGCTGATTGCCGACCACCGGATCCATCGTGTCCGGTTCGGCGACGCCCGCCCAGCGCAGCACGCCGGGAATCGTATGCGGATTGCCCTCATTGGCCGCTGGTGCACCGGCTTGGGTGCTTACTTTCGAACAGCCGGCGAGCGTCGCGCTGAGCGCGACGGCGAGCATCAATGCGGATATCGATCGGTGCATGGGTGCATGTACCTCAGGTCTAGGCAGCGTGCATTGGGCGGACTCATGCCGTACTTAGGTGGGTTGGCGAGGTCCATCCTGCACCGGCGCGGGCCGGAGGCGCCGCTTCTCATCGGGAGAATGTGTGGGCGTGAACCGGCGCACGCTTGTGTCGTCAGTCGTGACCGCTTTTGCGGTCGGCATGATGGCGATCCAAATCGCGTCGCTGCCGCGCGAAAGCGGCCCAGGCGCGACGTTCGCCCCAAGCGGATCCTGCGCTCTGACGGTTGTCTCGACTGCGTTTGCGAGACCCGGGTCACCGCTTCATCGCGGTGATACGCTCGCGCTGGATGGGATGACGGTTGACGACCGCGTTCTTGCGACGCAGGACTCGAGCAGCGCGGGCGATCGGATCGACTACGCGGTGACGCGCGCCGGGGTCACGGCGACGATTGCCGAGCGCGTCGGCGCGCCGGAATCGGCGGCGCTGTGGACCCCGTCCGTCATCGTCAAGTTCGTGACGCTCTTGGTCGGGCTGTTCTTGTTGTGGCGCGGACGAGATCGCGCATCGCTGCACTACGGCCTGGCCAGCTCCGCCTTTGCGATGGCGCTTTTGCCGGTGAGCGACGGCCTGTTGGCGCCGCTGTTGCGCAATGTCTACGAAGCGGTCGCACAAGTGCTTGCCGGCTGCGCCGCGTATGCGCTGTATCTCACGTTTGAAGATCTTGCCGCGAGCAGCGTTCCGGCTCGCGCGCTTGCCGTCTGTCGGGCGGTCGTCGCCGCGTGCGCGCTGCTCTTCTGTGCGAATGCGATCGCGTTTTCCCTAGCGCGAGCGTCGTCCGGATGTTTCATCGCCTGGCTCTACGATGTCCGCTATCCCGCGCTCGTGCTCGCGCTCGCGGTCATGTTCGGCGTGCTCGCCTTCACCTTCTTCCGGGCTCGGGGAATCCAGCGGCAGCGCGTTCGCTGGCTGTTCTGGTCGACGGTCGTCGGATTTTCCGGTGTGGTCACGTGGCTGCTCTTCCCGTCGCTGCGTGCGGCCGTCTTGACGAGCGTCGTGATCACGATCGGCTACGCCTACGCGATCTTGCGCCATCGCGTCATCGACGTCGGCTTTGTCATCAACCGGGCGATCGTCTTCACGATCGTCACGACGCTCGTCTTCGGAATCTTCGCGGTGATCAGCTCGTTGGTGGAGCGCATGACGCTCTCGCGCAACGACAGCATCATCGCGCAATCGATCGCCGCTCTCGCCCTGGCGTTCTTTTTTGACTTCGGCTACAAACGTGTCGAGAGCATGATCGATCGCGTGTTTTTCCGCGATCGGCGTGCGGCTGACATGGCGATACGCTGCTTTATCGACGAAGCGCGTTACATACGCAAAGCGGACGCGCTCTTGGACCGCACCGCGAAGATCGTGCGCGAGTCGCTGAAGTGCTCTGCCGCGGCGATCTATCTCGAGCATGGTTCGCAGTATCGCACCTCTGCTGTTTCCGGAGCCGAGTCATTCCCGACGAGCGTCGACGGCGACGATCCAGTGTTTGTGCGCCTTCGGGCTTCTCTGGCGGACGTCGATCTTGCCGACGTACCGAGCCGGCTCGGTTCAAACGGGTACGCATTTGCGATGGCGGTGCAGAGCCGCGTGCTTGGCGCGATCGTCATCGGCAACAGGGTCGATGAGGAGAACTACGATCCTGAAGAGCGTGCGCTGCTTCGGTCCCTCGCTCGCGAAGTGGCGGCCGCACTTGCCGCGATCGAAGCGGCCGATCGAGCCGAGCTCGTGAAAGAGCTCGCGGCGGGGACGATCGATCTAGAAAGCGCCCGCCGTCGAGCTCGAGGATTGATGGCCCGTGAGTCGTAGGTCAGCCGTGGTTCTCACACCACCGATTGCTCGGGAGCCGCATCCCACTTCGACTTAGTTTCTCGGCTCCAACGTTTCGGGTCTTCGTTATGCATCGCTTCCATTTTTTTGGCGACGTCCGGATGCTTCTCCATGACGTGTTTCGTCATCGTTGTCACCATCTCGTCCCATGATCCTGCGGACAATTTCTCGTCGCATGTTCCACCGAGGTCCTTGCATGTCAACGTCTTCATAGTACCCTTTCCCGCGCCGCGCGCGTTCCACCAATGATTGTACCCAAATGCGCGGCAGGCTCAACCTGTCTATTACGGTCCGCCGCTGCCGCCTGTCGCGCCGAATACCTGGCCGGTGACATAGCTATTTCTCGTCGAAGCGAGCGCGACATAGACAGGGGCAAGCTCGGCAGGTTGCCCAGGACGTCCAAGCGGTGTATCCTCGCCGAAGGTCTTGAGATTCTCCTGAGTCTGACCGCCGCTCACTTGGAGCGGAGTCCAAAATGGTCCTGGAGCGACAGCGTTGACGCGGATGCCGCGTTCGGAAAGCTGTTTGGCCAGGCACTTGCTGAAGATCATGATCGCGCCTCTTGTCGACGCATAGTCGAGCAGATTCACCGAAGGATCATACGCGTTGATCGACGCCGTATTGATGATCGCAGAGCCGGGCGGCATGTGAGGAACGGCAGCTTTCGTTATCCAGAACATCGCGTAGACGTTTGTCTTGAACGTCCAATCGAAGTCCTCGGTGGTGATCTCGAGAATTGAAGCATGACTATGTTGCCGGGCGGCGTTATTGACGAGAATATCGATGCCGCCTAAATCGCGAACGGCCTGATCGACCATCTTTTCGCAAAATGCTTCATCGCGGATATCACCGGGGAGCGACACCGCCTTCCGACCAGCGGCGCGAATGTGATCGACAACTTCTCGCGCGTCGGCCTCCTCCGCCGGCAAGTAACTGATCGCGACATCCGCTCCCTCGCGCGCATACGCGATCGCCGCCGCTCGGCCGATCCCCGAGTCGCCGCCGGTGATGAGCGCTTTGCGGTCAGTCAGATCTCCACGCCCCCCGATAGCTCGTTTCGCCGTGATCGGGCCGCGGGGTCATCTGATGCGCAAGACCAGGCCAGGGCTGAGACTGCTTCTCAAAAGGCGGCTTGACGTACAGCTCGCGCGGATCGGTGAGACTATGAGATGTGCCGGAACCATTTGCATTTCGGTTGCTTTTGACTGTGTCGCCATCGAGCGTTCTCGCTTCTAGAACTGCCGGTCGCACGATCCCATCAAGGCGGAACGACGCGCCGCAATCGTCCTCATTTTTGCCCGACCGATGTAGGAGCTAAACTGGCCGGAACTATCTGCGAGCCAGGTCGGCTACCGCCGCCTCGATCGCGAGCGTCACCGCCATCACGGCGGTGCCGTCCGGCTGAAAGCGCGCTTCGATTCTCTCTGAAGCCGATTCGGTGGTGTCGGTGTAAGCGGTTACCGTCGCGCTTATCTCAAACGAAGTCCAGCCGGGTTCATCGGGCCTGTCAAACATCGCCTTCGAATGATTGTACGATATCTGCCCATCGACGCGAACGTCAAAGCTGTTGCCCGTAAACTCAAGTTTGAAATTGCCTTCGGACAACTCCTCGGAATGCGGCGTAAGCGCGCCGGACAAGCGAGCATCGTCCTGAACGGCTCCGCGAATCGTTTCAGCGCAAATCCGAGTGCCCGCGCGGAGCATGACGCCGACCGCAGCGACCAGTTCGTTCGAATCATTGAACGGCGCCTTGGCCTCGGCTCGTCGTTCATTGAATTCAGTTTCCAAATCGCCGGCCATACATTGTCCCTTGCAGTAGTGCTCGCGGAAGTGTCGCAAGCCAGCTTGGCTTCGACGAAAGCGTTTTGAAGTCCCGGGGAATCCCCCGACTGTGATCTATCGGACCGCCTAACTCGGAAATCGTCTCTACGCCCAGATCGCTTCGTACCGATTTGCTATGTCGTGCGACGTCGCCGGGCGGCAATATCGACACGACATCGACCACGAGCTGCTCCTTGCCCGACAGGCAGGACGAGGAGGCCACTTAAAGACGGGTTTCGCACCGGTACCCTTATATTCGGGAGGAGCTGATTTTGATGAATACGACCAACATCGAACAGGCGCACGCCGGTTTCATCGTGCTGCAAACCCTGACGAAGAGTCAGACCGCGATCATGACGCTGCAACCAGGCGAGTGGAGCGGGGGTTTTGGGAACGAGCACCCGGAGAGCGAGCAGACGCTCCTGGTATTCGAGGGCGAGGTGGTTGCAGAGATTGGCGAAGAGCGAACCGTGCTGCGCAGGGGCGACGTGGTGGTCGTGCCCCGCAAAGTCCCGCACCGGTTCGGCAACGATAGCGACTCGCCGGCGATTACGTTCAACGTCTACGCGCCGCCAGCATATTAAGGGTTAACATGGAGCCGACGTCCGGGATTGAACCGGAGACCTGCGGTTTACGAAACCGCCGCTCTACCAGCTGAGCTACGTCGGCACACCTGCGGAAACACTATTTGACGGACTTTGGGCGCTTCCCATCCCGTTAGAAAAATGCCGTTTCGTCCCGCTACTTCTGCGAGCCTTCAAGAACATGCAGCGTGATCGTGCAGTAGCCGCACTACCGATCTGCTCGGTCATCCAAGGCCAACTACTGGACGGTGACACCGATCGTAACAGAATTGAAGGTCGTATCGTGGATCGTCAACACGGCCGATCCAGCAGCGATGCCCTTCACTGTGAATACGCCTCGTTGCCCGGCCGGCACGATCGTCGCAACCGCGGTGTTGGAACTCGATCCGGCGAAGTTTTGGAGAGTGAAATGCGTTTCGGACGCCGTGACCTGTTGAGATTGGCCAGCCGCTAGAGTGAGAGCAGCGGGGACAGCGGTGAGGATTCGAAAGAGGTCCACGCTCACGAAGCTCGAGCCCTGATTTCCGTGCGCGGTATACCAGAGATTCTTGTCGGGGCCGTATGCCACGTATACCGCATGACCCTGGTTGGAGGGAATCAGGTCTCGCGTCACATTGCCATTTGATAGATGCAGCGTTTCGAGCTTCGTATGGCCATCCGCGTAGTACAACACAGCATCGGCGCCAGTTCCGGACGTCGCAAGGCTTGTGGTCTCGCCGAACGGGGTCACGACGGTTTCGGCGGCGGTGTGGGTATCAATGCGAACGATGCCGTGCAACGAAGCGCAATAGAGATTTCCATCGCCGGCGGTGATCATTCCGACGCAGAATTCGGGATCTGGATATTCGGTCAACACGCCGGCGGGCGTTATCTTCCCGAGCATCGTGGGAGCTTGCGGTTCGGCGAACCAAATATTGCCGTCGGGCCCGGCGACGATACCGGCCGTGAACGGTCGCGACGTGGAGAAGCACGTGGCAACGCCAGCTGGTGTGATCTTCCCGATGCCCGTGCCCGGTAACGAGCTACCGAATGTGGTGAACCACAAGTTGCCGTCGGCGCCGGTCGCGATCTCATTCAACGACGTTTGGCTGTTCGTGCAGCTCTGATTGAAGTAGGTAACGGATCCGCGCGGCGTCACCTTAGCGATCTTGGCGCTATTGCGAATCGTGACCCACATATTGCTGTCGGGACCCTCGGTGATCCATTCCGGAATGCCGTTGAGCTGCGTGGTGACGATCGCCCGTTTCATGTCGAACTTGTAAACCGAGTTCAGACAGTCATCGATATACCAGACGGTGTGGTCCGGCCCGGTGGTAAGACCTGCTGGTCCAGGCCCAGCTTCGCACGTATCGCTGACGCTGAGGACATCGGTGAATTTCGCACCGTCGTTGCCTTGCGTGATGTCCGGCGAGCCCTCCGAAAGCGACGCCGTGTGTGGGGAAATCGCGCCCGGGGCCGCGGGCAGCGATGCCCCGCTTGTGCAGCCGGCGCAAATGCCGGATGAGAGGACCAACAGAGCAAACAAGCGGCTCGACATTTCGCACTTCCGATCGCGATAGTAGCTGATCAGCAACAACGTATCACCGCCCAGGCGAGTTGTCTAGAGTCGGGCGCACCAGCGGCGAGAAAACGAGGCCGACTGGCGTCGGCCCCTTCATTTGTTTGTCGGCCCTTCGTTTATTTGTGGTTCACTTGACCACTTTGTAACGGGCTTCCATGCCGTTCATGAGGTGGATGTTCAGCGTGCACACCAACAGCCACACACCCGGGTTATCCGGCACCATGTCGGCGATCATATGCGGCGTGACCAGTTGGATCGAGTCGCTTCGGTTACCCTGCGACAGAACGGTCTGTCCCGACCAAACCGGTATATGCCCATCGGCCGGCGTCGAGGTGGAGAGCATGTACCATCGCACTCGTTCGCCCATCCGGATGGTGGGCGTCGGCATATTGCCCCATGCGAAGCCGTTGATCGTGTGGATATAGTTGTCGTTCTCGAACGTCTTCTCATGACCGGTGAAATGTCTCGGGTTGATCGCGGGATTCGCGAGATTCAAGGAAAGGAACGGATCTTGAAACTCGTCCTGTACCGAGAACAGAGCCACCATCTCCCGATCGACATCGATCGGTGAACCGTCGGCCCGCGCTTGACCACGACGCGTCACGATCAGCGGTCCGATAAGCCCAAGGCTTTCGTCTGCGGTCTGATTCACATCGGATTCGTACACGAACAGCACTGAGCTGCCGTCTTGCCCGCCCGGGCCGTCGGCGTCGCCGATCGGCCAGCGAAACGTCCTCGTCGCGCCGGGCGATACCGCGGACGGTTTCGGGATGGATCGCAGGCCGCCGGGCGCGATATCGAGCGGAAGGCGCGTTCGATTTCTGAACACGACGACCACGGTGTCGCCG
It encodes:
- a CDS encoding amidohydrolase, with translation MSRFAAFVNARLGTPGGFVPKASGVLVRDGRIERVLESTPTGLGADVEVIDCRGGALYPGFHDCHMHLTATGLQSGEHDITACPDVGAILAKIKRIREPIVFAASYEDHRLAEGRPPLRKELDAAAGDRPCLLSRIDGHSCVVNSAAAALFGVAEKPGAERDERGDLTGRLFEAANYAAQNAMFAALPFDALRRADGRAAEMALAAGITTVHNVIEGDPSLEHLQSVYRSDANQPVRVISKSCTFSVAKARALGGRVFGGDIFLDGSIGSRTAAVGEPYQDDHKHGHGSLYVQPEQLSELFDEAAESGLSLGVHAIGDRAIGEAIAAWETVTARRGPLRGLRPSIDHFEVALPDQIERAARCGLLLSMQPAFDYLWGGDHGMYARRFGAERAAGMNLFATARRAGCIVCGGSDSPVTKLSALLGIHSLVNHHIAGERLSIDDALRAYTADAALLAYEENERGTIAPGKAADFAILAQALDEVPVSRIKDIPVTMTVIDGEVRFDAAKH
- a CDS encoding peptide ABC transporter substrate-binding protein; the protein is MEHLSAARRGAALLAAVTAAAMLCACSKVGSSVGVIPRAHPGQVRIVGAGSIDSLLPELAGIQSAVDLGMFWGGWLFLVNDHGDLEPDLATTIPSPQNGGISADGKTITYHLRTGVKWQDGAPFGARDVIFSWHAIMNPANNVLSRSGFDDIASMDAPNDHTVIVHLKRPYAPAIAQFFGPGPDPMCILPAHILADLPDINHAAYDTKPIGTGPFIVQSYQQSTGVVLIANPNYWRGPPKLHEIDYLLVPDANTRAVMMKTGEADLYYDPPNSLLPDLSAIDGVHVLHTTFNEYWYLVFNTKHPPLDDVRVRRAISMGTDREYIVRTVMHGAAAPAQGDQLPGTWAYDPTVKAPPYDPVAARALLDADGWHAGADGIRSKGGTRLAIVFAYSSGRGDSVRLAPIFQSMMRAIGVDVQTKSYPTSLFEAAAADGGILNSGKFDVAHDGWISGVDPDDDTLYACDQVPPAGYNHAFFCDKRIDEQESIALTHYDRPTRARAYSRIDSLLSEDAPYDFLYWTKRDDAVRNTLHGYRPAPSVTEFWNSWQWSQ
- a CDS encoding peptide ABC transporter substrate-binding protein: MHRSISALMLAVALSATLAGCSKVSTQAGAPAANEGNPHTIPGVLRWAGVAEPDTMDPVVGNQQIEVDLSMFWAGYLFNWSDQNEFVPELATEVPSTTNGGISKDGLTITYHLRKNVKWQDGAPFTADDVIFSYSAVMNKANNVGSLVGYSDISSIEKKDDYTLVVHLKERYAPFIAAFFTMSGTPYPILPKHILGKYPDINKVDFNRIPLGTGPYRVVEYDKGRLIKMVANPLYWRGAPKIKEIDYSIIPDETTILTQLESGEQDFEYNAPSSQALSLANIPGVHVYHTPFTSYREIALNLHNPILADLQVRRALAYAINKTDLIHKVSHDLYVVADTDQPPFLWAHNAHVMTYDYNPAKANALLDAAGWTMGADGYRHKNGQLLELAMTGATGAAETANLETVVQSEWKAIGVKADVKNVYSGLLFASYGAGGILQTGKYDTAFYSWINGVDPDDSVNFMCDQTPDKGGQNNNYFCDTRVDAAENVALTEYDQAKRKAAYDTIQEILAEQVPTIFIWYTARQDVANVDLKGYKPAHAVTTFWNTWEWSI
- a CDS encoding GAF domain-containing protein: MNRRTLVSSVVTAFAVGMMAIQIASLPRESGPGATFAPSGSCALTVVSTAFARPGSPLHRGDTLALDGMTVDDRVLATQDSSSAGDRIDYAVTRAGVTATIAERVGAPESAALWTPSVIVKFVTLLVGLFLLWRGRDRASLHYGLASSAFAMALLPVSDGLLAPLLRNVYEAVAQVLAGCAAYALYLTFEDLAASSVPARALAVCRAVVAACALLFCANAIAFSLARASSGCFIAWLYDVRYPALVLALAVMFGVLAFTFFRARGIQRQRVRWLFWSTVVGFSGVVTWLLFPSLRAAVLTSVVITIGYAYAILRHRVIDVGFVINRAIVFTIVTTLVFGIFAVISSLVERMTLSRNDSIIAQSIAALALAFFFDFGYKRVESMIDRVFFRDRRAADMAIRCFIDEARYIRKADALLDRTAKIVRESLKCSAAAIYLEHGSQYRTSAVSGAESFPTSVDGDDPVFVRLRASLADVDLADVPSRLGSNGYAFAMAVQSRVLGAIVIGNRVDEENYDPEERALLRSLAREVAAALAAIEAADRAELVKELAAGTIDLESARRRARGLMARES
- a CDS encoding DUF1059 domain-containing protein, which produces MKTLTCKDLGGTCDEKLSAGSWDEMVTTMTKHVMEKHPDVAKKMEAMHNEDPKRWSRETKSKWDAAPEQSVV
- a CDS encoding SDR family oxidoreductase — encoded protein: MTAKRAIGGRGDLTDRKALITGGDSGIGRAAAIAYAREGADVAISYLPAEEADAREVVDHIRAAGRKAVSLPGDIRDEAFCEKMVDQAVRDLGGIDILVNNAARQHSHASILEITTEDFDWTFKTNVYAMFWITKAAVPHMPPGSAIINTASINAYDPSVNLLDYASTRGAIMIFSKCLAKQLSERGIRVNAVAPGPFWTPLQVSGGQTQENLKTFGEDTPLGRPGQPAELAPVYVALASTRNSYVTGQVFGATGGSGGP
- a CDS encoding cupin domain-containing protein, translating into MNTTNIEQAHAGFIVLQTLTKSQTAIMTLQPGEWSGGFGNEHPESEQTLLVFEGEVVAEIGEERTVLRRGDVVVVPRKVPHRFGNDSDSPAITFNVYAPPAY
- a CDS encoding multicopper oxidase domain-containing protein; protein product: MKSVAAIAFAAFALALGICEPAVARERVHYIAADEVIWNYAPLRMNPIDGSKLPPLLPTQLGWTYRKAFYREYTDASFTRLASISPSDRYLGIVGPVIHAEVGDTVVVVFRNRTRLPLDIAPGGLRSIPKPSAVSPGATRTFRWPIGDADGPGGQDGSSVLFVYESDVNQTADESLGLIGPLIVTRRGQARADGSPIDVDREMVALFSVQDEFQDPFLSLNLANPAINPRHFTGHEKTFENDNYIHTINGFAWGNMPTPTIRMGERVRWYMLSTSTPADGHIPVWSGQTVLSQGNRSDSIQLVTPHMIADMVPDNPGVWLLVCTLNIHLMNGMEARYKVVK